CTGGCCGAAACCGAGACCGTACAGGAAGATCACCGTCTCGCTGCCTTCGCGTGCGATCGCGAGCGCGACCAGCACCGCGACGCCCCACCAGTTCGAATCGCGCGTGCTCTGCTGTAGCGATTGCTCCATGTCGCGCTTCAGTGTGCGGCCGTGCCGGCGCATCCACAGCACCATCTGCACGATCAGCACGCACGCGATCAGCACCATGGCGGTCTGGAAGTAGTCCTGCGCGTCGCCGGACAGCACTTCGGTGAAACCCACCAGTGCGGCACCGAGGCCGACGGCCATCAGCAAGCCGACGCCGACGCCGGCCCACAGAAAAGGCAGGCCGCGGCGCGCGTCGTCGTCGCCGTTTTTCAGCCATGCATAGAGAATGCCGACGACGAGCAGCGCTTCGACGCTCTCCCGCCAGACGATGAACAAGATCTGACCCATCGATACCTCCTGACGCGCGGTACACCGGGCAGGTGCGCCCGCGCGCAGATAAAACGCATTACTTCGCGACGATCACGCCCTGCGCCTGCTGGTGGAAATCGTCGAAAAACTTGTATTCACCCGGCGACAACGGTGCGACGACCACGAACGAATCGGCGCCCGGCGCGAGCACCTTCTCCTTGCGCAGTTGCACGCTCTCGAATTCAGCGGCGCCCTTGCCGGTGTTCTTGATCTCGATCTTGAAACGCTGGCCGGCCGGCACTTCGATGCGGGCGGGATTCAGCTTGCCGTCCGTCATTTCGAGCTTGAACGTCAGCAGATCGGCGGCATACGCTGCGCCGGCAAGCCACAGCGCAGCGGCTGCGGCCAAGACTTTCTGGGGAATTTTCATTCTGGATTCTCTACGCCGACGGCGCGCCGAAGCGCGCCGCCCGTCATGCCACCGATCAGTAACCGCCCTTCTTGCCGATACCGGCGAACGGGAAGTCGTATTCGAGGGTAATGGGCTTGAACCACGCGCCCACGCCCGTTTCCTTGTCGATGTGACGGCCGAACGCCATGTGGCCCGTCTGCATCGGCGGCTTGACGACCATCGTCAGGTGGTACTTGCCCGGGCCGTTCAGCTTCACGTTGTCGCCGTAGTGCGGGCCGTCGCTCGCGACCATGCCCATCAGGTCGCCTTCAGCCTTCCACTTCGCGTCGCCCTGCTTCGTCAGCTTGTACGTGACCTGCAGGTACGGCATCCAGTCGCCTTCCGCGAAACCCGTCGGGTTGTTCTTGACCGCGTGGATGTCTGCCTCGAGGTGGATGTCGGAATCCGACGCCTTGCGCATCATTCCTTCCGGGTCCATCGTGATCGGCTGCAGGTACACGGCGCCGATTTCCATGCCGCCCTGGATCTGCTGCTTGCCGATCGGATATTCGGCAGCCGAGGCCGACATCGCGGCAAGCGCCGCCGCTACCGCAACCGTCGTGCGGATGAACGAAGAACCCAACATGGACACTCCTTGTTATTTGATCTGGAACCATGTGGACCGACCGCCAGGCCGCCCCACTGAAAACACTAACGCAACGAATAACGTTAATGCGAACAATTCTCAATAATTGCGGAGTTTAGCACCGAACCTGTTTCGGAACAAACGGGGAGCCGTGTAAACCCCTGATCCGACAAGGCTTACAGGCTCTTTACCGAATGATTTCGGTGACGCTTGGAAAGGTTTACCGGCCGCCGTTGACGTGATCGCCGACGTTCGCGCCGAACACGCGCTCACGCAGCAGCGCAAGTTGGTCGCGGGTCGCGGCGGCCTTCTCGAACTCGAGGTTCTTCGCGTAGTCGGCCATCTGCTTCTCGAGGCGCTTGATTTCCTTGGCGAGCTGCTTTTCCGACATGTCCTCGAATTTCGCGCGCTGCTGCGCTTCCTTCAGCTCGGCGCGTGCCTCGTCCGCGTTGTAGACGCCGTCGATGATGTCCTTGATGCGCTTCACGACCCCGCGCGGCGTGATGCCCATCTTTTCGTTGTGCGCGATCTGCTTCGCACGGCGCCGCTCGGTCTCGCCGATCGCGCGCTTCATCGACTCGGTCATGTTGTCCGCGTAGAGGATCGCCTTGCCGTTCACGTTCCGCGCCGCGCGACCGATCGTCTGGATCAGCGAGCGCTCGGCCCGCAGGAAGCCTTCCTTGTCCGCGTCGAGGATCGCGACGAGCGACACCTCGGGAATGTCGAGCCCTTCCCGCAACAGGTTGATCCCGA
This region of Burkholderia contaminans genomic DNA includes:
- a CDS encoding iron transporter — translated: MLGSSFIRTTVAVAAALAAMSASAAEYPIGKQQIQGGMEIGAVYLQPITMDPEGMMRKASDSDIHLEADIHAVKNNPTGFAEGDWMPYLQVTYKLTKQGDAKWKAEGDLMGMVASDGPHYGDNVKLNGPGKYHLTMVVKPPMQTGHMAFGRHIDKETGVGAWFKPITLEYDFPFAGIGKKGGY
- a CDS encoding FTR1 family iron permease, with translation MGQILFIVWRESVEALLVVGILYAWLKNGDDDARRGLPFLWAGVGVGLLMAVGLGAALVGFTEVLSGDAQDYFQTAMVLIACVLIVQMVLWMRRHGRTLKRDMEQSLQQSTRDSNWWGVAVLVALAIAREGSETVIFLYGLGFGQSGHVDGSQMLAVVIGLGLAFLTFYLLQLGGKYFSWRHFFRVTEVMLLFLGAGLFQTGVDKLIDKEILPLGISQVWDTSAILDDSGTFGSLVATLTGYRAHPALTNLVAYAVYWAVVWLLMKRASRRPAVAAGRAA
- a CDS encoding cupredoxin domain-containing protein, whose protein sequence is MKIPQKVLAAAAALWLAGAAYAADLLTFKLEMTDGKLNPARIEVPAGQRFKIEIKNTGKGAAEFESVQLRKEKVLAPGADSFVVVAPLSPGEYKFFDDFHQQAQGVIVAK